In Archocentrus centrarchus isolate MPI-CPG fArcCen1 chromosome 21, fArcCen1, whole genome shotgun sequence, the following are encoded in one genomic region:
- the asb11 gene encoding ankyrin repeat and SOCS box protein 11, with translation MAAVHTDVSLWLQPWERHLSIYGGLMCNSLMADFWSDRTPLHEAAFQGRLLHLRTLIAQGCHVDTLTMDGITPLHEACLGGHYACAKLLLDNGANAEAVSTDGATPLFNSCSSGSAACVRLILQHSASIHTTYWLASPIHEAAKKDHRECLELLLSCGALIDLELPDVGTPLYSACMAQAAACVQVLLYSGADVQIGCGEDSPLHAAVREGEAGIVDLLLDFGADGCCRNAEGKTPLQLSKPNSSVRAALLNRGPCYLSQLCRTRIRRSLGRSRLHRASSLFLPHSIKDFLLYQ, from the exons atgGCTGCTGTGCATACAGATGTTTCCCTGTGGTTGCAGCCTTGGGAGAGGCATTTATCCATCTACGGGGGGCTGATGTGCAACTCCCTGATGGCTG ACTTCTGGTCTGACAGAACTCCACTCCATGAAGCGGCCTTTCAgggcagactcctccacctgaggACCCTCATCGCTCAG GGCTGTCATGTGGACACTCTCACCATGGACGGGATCACTCCGCTTCACGAGGCTTGTCTCGGTGGTCATTATGCTTGTGCCAAGTTACTGCTGGATAATGGAGCAAAT GCAGAGGCAGTGTCAACAGATGGCGCCACACCTCTCTTCAACTCCTGCAGCAGCGGGAGTGCTGCCTGTGTTAGGCTCATCCTGCAGCACAGTGCCTCCATCCACACCACCTACTGGCTGGCATCTCCCATCCATGAGGCTGCCAAGAAAG aTCACAGAGAGtgtctggagctgctgctgtcctGTGGAGCTCTGATTGATCTGGAGCTGCCAGACGTTGGGACGCCGCTTTACTCTGCCTGCATGGCCCAGGCTGCAGCCTGCGTACAGGTGCTGCTGTATTCAG GAGCAGATGTTCAGATTGGATGCGGGGAGGACAGTCCTCTGCACGCTGCAGTTCGGGAGGGAGAAGCCGGCATTGTGGATCTTCTTCTGGATTTTGGAGCTGACGGGTGTTGCAGGAACGCCGAGGGAAAGACTCCTCTTCAACTGTCAAAGCCAAACAGCTCAGTGAGAGCTGCACTGCTGAACAGAG GTCCCTGCTATCTATCTCAGCTCTGTCGCACGCGCATTCGTCGAAGTCTCGGAAGAAGTCGCCTGCACAGAGCCTCGAGCCTCTTTCTTCCTCACAGTATCAAGGACTTCCTTCTCTACCAGTGA
- the LOC115801134 gene encoding gastrin-releasing peptide receptor-like, which yields MSLEDQFMLSPEDSTVLLLNVSKIFGDSGREQHRYSIWLPGIGIAAIYGIIIIVGLVGNVTLMKTCLLVRSMRTVPNLFLSSLALGDLLLLVTCAPVDASRYLVDEWLFGRVGCKLIPFIQLTSVGVSVFTLTALSADRYKAIVKPLDINKSSAALSISLRAGMIWLLSVTLAVPEAVFSDLHTFTTSHTNETFVTCAPYPHAGGLHPKIHSTASFLIFYIIPLFIISVYYCFIARSLVRSSADIPAEGHLHLQKQIRSRKRLAKTVLVFVGLFALCWLPSHVIYLYRSYHYDQVDTSLGHFIASVCARILAFTNSCVNPFALYLMSKSFSKHFKKQLLCCTSPSELHSQSSRSTNVTTV from the exons ATGTCGCTGGAGGATCAGTTCATGTTAAGCCCTGAGGACAGCACAGTTCTGCTTCTGaatgtttcaaaaatatttGGCGACTCAGGAAGAGAGCAGCACCGTTACAGCATCTGGCTCCCTGGTATCGGTATCGCTGCCATCTACGGGATTATCATCATCGTGGGGCTGGTTGGAAATGTCACTTTAATGAAGACGTGTCTGCTGGTGAGGTCCATGCGGACGGTACCCAACTTGTTCCTGTCCAGCTTGGCTTTGGgggacctgctgctgctggtgaccTGCGCCCCGGTGGACGCCAGCCGATATTTGGTGGACGAGTGGCTCTTCGGCCGAGTTGGATGCAAACTGATCCCGTTCATCCAACTGACCTCGGTGGGAGTCTCCGTGTTCACTCTCACTGCTCTCTCCGCTGACCG GTACAAGGCCATCGTCAAACCACTGGACATCAACAAGTCCAGTGCTGCTCTCAGCATCAGTTTACGGGCGGGGATGATCTGGCTGCTCTCGGTGACTCTGGCTGTACCAGAAGCCGTCTTCTCAGACCTGCACACCTTCACCACCAGCCACACCAACGAGACGTTTGTGACCTGTGCTCCTTACCCGCACGCGGGGGGGCTGCACCCCAAGATCCACTCTACCGCTTCATTCCTCATCTTCTACATCATTCCCCTCTTCATTATATCTGTCTACTACTGCTTCATCGCTCGCAGTCTGGTCAGGAGCTCTGCAGACATCCCTGCTGAAGGACACCTGCACCTCCAGAAACAG ATCAGGTCCAGGAAGCGTCTGGCCAAAACTGTGCTGGTGTTTGTCGGCTTGTTTGCACTCTGCTGGCTCCCCAGTCATGTGATCTACCTGTACCGCTCCTACCACTACGACCAGGTGGACACGTCGCTGGGCCACTTCATCGCCAGCGTGTGCGCTCGCATCTTGGCCTTCACCAACTCTTGCGTGAACCCGTTTGCTCTGTACCTGATGAGCAAAAGCTTCAGCAAACACTTCAAAAAGCAGCTGCTGTGCTGCACCTCTCCCAGTGAGCTGCACAGCCAGAGCAGCAGGAGTACAAACGTAACGACCGTCTGA